Proteins encoded by one window of Cyclobacteriaceae bacterium:
- a CDS encoding OsmC family protein has protein sequence MKIVTRMLEDEVYEATNAAGHAVRMDMRSADKKQAQSPTELLLSSVAGCGAVDIVLILKKRKKTITDFVIETTGTRRDETPRRFTDIHCKYIITSPDVEEEELNKVAALSLEKYCSVAASISSTITFSVEVRKP, from the coding sequence CTTGAAGATGAGGTGTATGAAGCCACCAATGCGGCAGGACATGCCGTACGGATGGATATGCGCTCAGCCGATAAAAAGCAAGCACAATCACCCACTGAACTTTTGCTTTCATCGGTAGCCGGATGTGGCGCGGTGGATATCGTACTTATTCTTAAAAAAAGAAAAAAGACCATAACCGACTTTGTGATCGAAACCACGGGCACCCGCAGGGATGAAACCCCTCGCAGGTTCACCGACATTCATTGCAAATACATCATCACCTCTCCCGATGTTGAGGAAGAGGAGCTGAACAAAGTGGCAGCGCTATCGCTGGAAAAATATTGCTCGGTAGCTGCCTCTATAAGCAGTACCATCACATTCTCCGTTGAGGTAAGAAAACCGTAG